The Bacteroidota bacterium genome includes a region encoding these proteins:
- the tpiA gene encoding triose-phosphate isomerase produces the protein MLVAGNWKMNTDFEGALELAEAVADAVGEPGEGVDVAVCPPAPLLLAVLDTLGESDILLGAQTMHEADSGAYTGESSASMLTSVGCVFVILGHSERRQYFGETDDGVRRKVTQALAHELVPIVCVGETLAEREAGDAEAVVLRQLSGAFGEMEALAAPDAVVVAYEPVWAIGTGRTASPGDAQAMHAAIRAWMTERFGETGADVELLYGGSVKPSNASELFAQPDIDGGLIGGASLDASSFAAIARAAEAAVDAGT, from the coding sequence ATGCTCGTTGCTGGAAACTGGAAGATGAACACCGACTTCGAGGGGGCGCTCGAACTCGCCGAGGCCGTGGCGGACGCGGTCGGCGAGCCTGGCGAGGGCGTCGACGTGGCAGTCTGCCCTCCCGCGCCGCTCCTGCTGGCGGTCCTCGACACGCTCGGCGAGTCGGACATCCTCCTCGGTGCCCAGACGATGCACGAGGCTGACAGCGGGGCCTACACCGGCGAGTCGTCCGCGTCGATGCTCACGTCGGTGGGGTGCGTGTTCGTGATCCTCGGGCACTCAGAGCGACGGCAGTATTTCGGCGAGACGGACGACGGAGTGAGGCGCAAGGTCACGCAGGCATTGGCGCATGAGCTCGTGCCGATCGTGTGCGTGGGGGAGACCCTCGCCGAGCGCGAGGCGGGCGACGCCGAGGCCGTCGTGCTGCGCCAGCTCAGCGGTGCTTTCGGCGAAATGGAGGCGTTGGCGGCGCCGGACGCGGTGGTAGTGGCCTACGAGCCCGTGTGGGCCATCGGCACCGGCCGGACCGCCTCGCCGGGCGACGCCCAGGCGATGCACGCGGCCATCCGCGCGTGGATGACCGAGCGGTTCGGAGAGACGGGCGCCGACGTTGAACTGCTCTACGGTGGCAGCGTTAAGCCTAGTAACGCCTCCGAACTCTTCGCGCAGCCCGACATCGACGGAGGCCTCATTGGAGGGGCAAGCCTGGATGCGTCGTCGTTTGCCGCCATCGCTCGGGCCGCTGAGGCGGCGGTCGATGCAGGCACATGA
- a CDS encoding FtsX-like permease family protein: protein MDFRFLIARRLLASPRRVSLVSVLSGLSVAGVALGVTALIVVLSVMNGFFGVVRDLLVSFDPHVRIVATAQHEGLAEADSLRALVLDLEHVESATPYVQGKALLAADNGGADNKVVIVRGVEATHLPSETGPGAAVITGGFDLATADGQPGVVIGGALASRLGLYPGTTPTRGSRIDLLSAPALERMLVQYPFGLPAAARFTVRGIYEMDEVFDQSNVYVDLPQAQRLFRMGDRVTGLDLRLDDLDRAAEVKRTLQAQLGERYTVQTWYDLQQSLYSVMRLEKWGASLILALIIVVAAFNIVGSLTMIVIEKRRDLGALQAMGASQRDIRRIFLIEGLLVGGLGAGLGLVLGLGIAWAQQQFGLVKLAGAESFIIDAYPVDIQALDVLGVTLVALALCVVASLYPAARAARIEPADAVRWR from the coding sequence CGCCCGGCGCCTGCTGGCCAGCCCGCGCCGCGTGTCGCTCGTCTCGGTGCTGAGTGGGCTGTCGGTCGCAGGGGTGGCGCTCGGGGTGACGGCGCTGATCGTGGTGCTGAGCGTGATGAACGGCTTCTTCGGCGTCGTGCGCGACCTGCTTGTGTCGTTTGACCCGCACGTTCGCATCGTGGCGACGGCGCAGCATGAGGGCCTCGCCGAGGCCGACTCGCTGCGCGCCCTCGTGCTCGACCTGGAGCACGTCGAGAGCGCGACGCCGTATGTGCAGGGCAAGGCGCTGCTCGCCGCGGACAACGGCGGGGCGGACAACAAGGTGGTGATCGTGCGCGGCGTGGAGGCGACGCACCTCCCGAGCGAGACGGGACCAGGCGCCGCCGTCATCACGGGCGGCTTCGACCTCGCGACGGCCGACGGGCAACCGGGCGTTGTCATCGGCGGAGCACTCGCCAGTCGCCTCGGGCTCTATCCAGGCACGACGCCCACACGCGGCTCGCGCATCGACTTGCTCTCGGCGCCGGCCCTGGAGCGGATGCTCGTGCAGTACCCGTTCGGCCTGCCCGCAGCGGCGCGCTTCACCGTGCGCGGCATCTACGAGATGGACGAGGTCTTCGACCAGTCAAATGTGTACGTGGACCTCCCGCAGGCGCAGCGCCTCTTCCGCATGGGCGACCGCGTCACCGGCCTCGACCTACGCCTCGACGACCTCGACCGCGCTGCCGAGGTGAAACGCACGCTCCAAGCTCAGCTCGGCGAGCGCTATACGGTGCAGACGTGGTATGACCTCCAGCAGTCGCTCTACAGCGTCATGCGGCTGGAAAAGTGGGGGGCGTCGCTCATCCTCGCGCTCATCATCGTCGTGGCGGCGTTCAACATCGTCGGCAGCCTCACCATGATCGTGATCGAGAAGCGGCGCGACCTTGGGGCCTTGCAGGCGATGGGTGCGTCGCAGCGCGACATCCGGCGCATTTTCTTGATCGAAGGCCTGCTCGTCGGTGGGCTTGGCGCGGGGCTTGGCCTCGTGCTTGGCCTCGGCATCGCCTGGGCGCAGCAGCAGTTCGGACTCGTCAAGCTCGCAGGCGCCGAGTCGTTCATCATCGATGCCTACCCGGTCGACATTCAAGCGCTCGATGTCTTGGGTGTCACGCTCGTTGCTCTCGCGCTCTGCGTCGTCGCCTCGCTCTACCCTGCGGCTCGTGCGGCTCGCATTGAGCCGGCCGATGCTGTCCGGTGGCGCTAG
- a CDS encoding GWxTD domain-containing protein, which translates to MALVLAACSAPDRLDDVDAGRTLVYDPDEPVFDLDARLLLAEHVESGVESDVDSAKTVPLQALVAVEPSTLVAEADGVEEERVRVRYQLSVLVRIAGTRTTVREQLWADTLSASTADGLRSLTTAMHEARFALAPGLYLVEARLDDLSTQREAVRQLRIEVPDTSAPDWNTEVRVGRLQLERKNGDGYAPYLGRTLATSPESLRVRATVVTGTDLPVTLHVERLPSDTTVARPPHWLGPQRGSLAYQGVRMRDGVVVARREAVHAGGAADHVLMVPPMTPGLYKIAVSIGEPEGLGAVSARYLTVLDAGHPRMETMDGLIESLAFMAYERERAFILEAEAPEERRARFDAFWGALLGDRRVAANVLRLYYERVEDANRRFSTVKAGWKTDRGMLYVLLGPPAYVELDPMGETWYYGSGLRQDATAFSFRRVDDFGQPAGWQPYVLQRQAAYEAVWARALRQWRTGRAG; encoded by the coding sequence TTGGCGCTAGTCCTCGCAGCCTGCTCCGCGCCGGATCGCCTCGACGACGTGGATGCCGGTCGTACGCTCGTCTACGACCCCGACGAGCCGGTCTTCGACCTCGATGCCCGGCTGCTACTCGCCGAGCATGTTGAATCCGGTGTTGAATCCGATGTGGACAGCGCTAAGACGGTTCCTCTGCAAGCGCTGGTCGCCGTCGAGCCGAGCACCCTCGTGGCCGAAGCGGACGGGGTCGAGGAGGAGCGCGTCCGCGTGCGTTACCAGCTATCGGTGCTCGTACGAATTGCTGGAACGCGAACGACAGTGCGCGAGCAGCTTTGGGCGGACACCCTGAGCGCCAGCACCGCCGACGGGCTCCGTTCCCTCACAACGGCGATGCACGAAGCTCGCTTTGCGCTCGCGCCGGGGCTATACCTAGTCGAAGCACGGTTGGACGACCTAAGTACGCAGCGCGAAGCCGTGAGGCAGCTACGGATTGAGGTGCCGGACACCAGCGCTCCAGACTGGAACACTGAAGTGCGCGTCGGGCGCCTCCAACTCGAGCGGAAAAACGGCGACGGGTATGCGCCGTACCTCGGGCGAACGCTGGCGACTTCTCCCGAGTCGCTCCGAGTCCGGGCCACGGTAGTCACTGGAACGGACCTTCCAGTCACGCTACACGTCGAGCGACTGCCGAGCGACACGACGGTGGCGCGGCCGCCGCACTGGCTGGGTCCGCAACGTGGTTCCCTTGCCTACCAGGGCGTCCGGATGCGCGATGGTGTTGTGGTGGCGCGGCGTGAAGCTGTGCACGCAGGCGGTGCTGCCGACCATGTCCTCATGGTGCCGCCCATGACGCCCGGGCTCTACAAAATCGCAGTCTCTATTGGGGAGCCCGAGGGGCTAGGAGCAGTGTCCGCCCGGTATCTCACCGTGCTTGACGCTGGGCATCCACGCATGGAGACCATGGACGGCCTCATCGAGAGCCTCGCGTTCATGGCCTATGAACGCGAGCGCGCTTTCATCCTGGAGGCTGAGGCTCCGGAGGAGCGCCGCGCCCGCTTCGACGCATTCTGGGGGGCGCTGCTGGGCGATCGTCGGGTGGCGGCCAACGTGCTCCGTCTCTACTACGAGCGCGTCGAGGACGCCAACCGCCGCTTCTCAACCGTGAAAGCAGGGTGGAAGACAGACCGGGGCATGCTCTACGTTCTCCTGGGGCCGCCCGCCTACGTCGAGCTCGATCCCATGGGAGAGACGTGGTACTATGGAAGCGGGCTGCGCCAGGACGCGACGGCGTTCAGCTTCAGGAGGGTCGACGATTTCGGGCAGCCGGCGGGCTGGCAACCCTACGTTCTGCAGCGTCAGGCAGCGTATGAAGCCGTTTGGGCACGGGCGCTCCGGCAGTGGCGCACGGGACGTGCTGGGTAG
- a CDS encoding SUMF1/EgtB/PvdO family nonheme iron enzyme, with the protein MKTSTFFLLALLLAFGPAVGAQSLLLKAGPAVTQAPDADPVTQAGFQIGSRIWLAEFFQVQGMLGYTDEASAEVTMNVRPFSGAQRFEPYVFSGFGLFFSGDDHRSVIPVGIGMDYSLNERVALNFELAARWTLFRDLTPSPGARNGLQELGFGVFPAVGVNYTFAKASRYDPEVIAEERAIERGQIARRDFPEQDPTIVSRDATAGGGQVAAPSYGTPQAGGGAVSAQPGITSEGQPGYAPSVQSGQSVGMPVQGTVGRTVADPAARQGALSGSYQVPGAAAIGGAAAQPVGLPQQGGFPQGGGVQPAGVSQAGDMVLVPDGTYTMGLFEEDPLGLQTQGFKRVTVSSFFIDKFEVTNMQFRQWLQGLAPSAREAMTPDSMAWQDAGGRANFQSYFLGQAYNDYPVVAVTWDQANAYCQGQGKRLPTEAEWEYVARSGVSGGIYPWPGQSPQAPNGGYYANYNPGRAGYAADGYAFTAPVGAFPSSPWGIFNMSGNVAEWTLDAYNPTYSVLADFNPRWVDDREARRIVRGGSWAAEDFYIGVGVREAFDMNDANIYTGFRCAKDLGSEFGPAPGQAQSGSDPAGGFVPPVPPQGGQPSDNGDQNGGGQ; encoded by the coding sequence ATGAAGACCTCTACGTTTTTCCTCCTCGCGCTGCTGCTGGCCTTCGGTCCTGCAGTGGGCGCTCAGTCGCTGCTCCTCAAAGCGGGCCCCGCTGTGACCCAGGCCCCGGACGCAGATCCAGTCACGCAGGCCGGGTTCCAGATTGGCTCCCGCATTTGGCTGGCCGAGTTCTTCCAGGTACAGGGGATGCTCGGCTACACCGACGAGGCGAGCGCCGAGGTGACCATGAACGTGCGTCCGTTCTCCGGGGCGCAGCGCTTCGAGCCGTACGTCTTCTCGGGCTTCGGCCTCTTCTTCAGCGGTGACGACCACCGCTCGGTGATCCCGGTGGGCATCGGCATGGACTACTCGCTCAACGAGCGCGTGGCTCTCAACTTTGAGCTGGCAGCCCGCTGGACGCTCTTCCGTGACCTCACGCCGTCGCCCGGAGCTCGCAACGGCCTGCAAGAGCTTGGGTTCGGCGTCTTCCCAGCAGTGGGCGTGAACTACACCTTTGCCAAGGCATCGCGCTACGACCCCGAGGTCATCGCAGAGGAGCGTGCTATCGAGCGGGGCCAGATCGCACGCCGCGACTTCCCTGAGCAGGATCCTACGATTGTCTCGCGCGACGCGACGGCTGGCGGAGGCCAGGTGGCGGCGCCGAGCTATGGCACGCCCCAGGCGGGCGGAGGCGCGGTGTCGGCGCAGCCCGGCATCACGTCGGAAGGGCAACCGGGCTACGCGCCGTCGGTCCAGTCGGGACAGTCGGTGGGTATGCCGGTGCAGGGTACCGTCGGCCGGACCGTAGCAGACCCGGCCGCCCGGCAGGGAGCCCTCAGCGGCTCCTACCAGGTTCCGGGCGCGGCCGCTATCGGAGGCGCCGCGGCACAGCCGGTGGGCCTCCCCCAGCAGGGCGGCTTCCCCCAGGGCGGCGGCGTCCAGCCCGCGGGCGTGAGCCAGGCTGGCGACATGGTCTTGGTTCCGGACGGCACCTACACGATGGGCCTCTTCGAAGAGGACCCACTCGGCCTCCAGACGCAGGGCTTCAAGCGCGTCACCGTGTCCTCGTTCTTCATCGACAAGTTCGAGGTGACCAACATGCAGTTCCGCCAGTGGCTCCAGGGCCTCGCGCCGTCGGCCCGGGAGGCGATGACGCCGGACTCGATGGCGTGGCAGGACGCCGGTGGCCGCGCCAACTTCCAGTCTTACTTCCTGGGTCAGGCCTACAACGACTACCCCGTGGTGGCGGTGACCTGGGACCAGGCCAACGCCTATTGCCAGGGCCAGGGCAAGCGCCTCCCGACCGAGGCAGAGTGGGAGTACGTCGCCCGCTCAGGCGTGTCGGGCGGCATCTACCCGTGGCCCGGCCAGTCGCCGCAGGCGCCCAACGGCGGCTACTACGCCAACTACAACCCCGGTCGCGCGGGCTATGCCGCGGACGGCTACGCGTTCACCGCTCCCGTCGGCGCCTTCCCGTCCTCGCCGTGGGGCATCTTTAACATGAGCGGCAACGTCGCCGAGTGGACCCTCGACGCGTACAACCCGACTTACAGCGTGCTCGCTGACTTCAACCCACGCTGGGTAGATGACCGTGAAGCGCGTCGCATCGTGCGTGGCGGCTCCTGGGCCGCCGAGGACTTCTACATCGGCGTCGGCGTCCGCGAGGCGTTCGACATGAACGACGCGAACATCTACACCGGCTTCCGCTGCGCGAAGGACCTCGGCAGCGAGTTTGGTCCCGCTCCAGGCCAGGCGCAGAGCGGTAGCGACCCGGCTGGCGGCTTCGTGCCTCCGGTCCCGCCCCAGGGCGGCCAGCCCAGCGACAACGGGGACCAGAACGGAGGGGGGCAGTAG